The genomic region GTGACCAGTGAGTGCTATTTCTCCCCGCGCTGGAAGGAGCTTCTGGGCTTTGCCGACGACGAGCTGGAAAATCAGGTCGACACCTTCTACTCCCGCCTGCACGCTGACGACGTTGCCCTGGCGCAGGAGGCGCTTGAGGCGCACCTGGCAGGCAAGGCGCCGCTGGACGTGGAACTTAGGCTGAAACACCGCGAGGGACAATACCTGCGGTTTCGCATCCGGGGGCAGGCGGAATGGGACAGCCTGGGGGCGCCGGTCCGCCTTTCAGGTGCGCTTTCCGACGTAACCGAGCGCCAGCTCATGGAAGAGCAGCTCAGGCAGTCGCAGAAGATGGAGGCGGTAGGGCAGCTGGCCGGCGGGGTCGCCCACGACTTCAACAACATCCTCACCGTGATCGCCGGCTATGCCAACATGCTCAGGATGGACCTCCCCCCCCACGGGAACGAGGTGAGGCTCGCGGAACAGATCGCCCTCGCCACCGAAAAGGCCGCCGAATTGACCAAGGGGCTTCTTGCCTTCAGCCGGAAGCAGCCGATGGCACCTCAGAAGCTCGACCTGGGAGAGGTCGTGCAGCGCGTGGAGAACTTCCTTGTCCGCGTCATCGGCGAGGACATCCAGCTGAAGACGCGTCTGCTCCCGGACTCGCTCCCGGTGTGGATCGACCCCGGGCAGATAGAACAGGTGCTCATCAACCTGGCCGCGAACGCGCGGGACGCCATGGGAAACGGAGGGACCTTTACCATCGCGACCGGGCTTTTAGAGGCGGACGGCTCGCTCCCCTCCTTCTGCGGCCCCAATGGGCGCTATGCCGTCATCATCGTGTCCGATAACGGCAAGGGGATGGACGCCGAGACCAGTAAGAGGATCTTCGAGCCTTTCTACACCACCAAGGAGGTGGGGAAGGGGACCGGCCTCGGCATGGCCATCGTCTACGGGATAGTGCAGCAGCACAAGGGATACATCGCCGTCAACAGCAAGCCCGGAGAAGGCACCTCCTTCAGCATCTATTTTCCGCTCGCCGAAGACGAGGTCGAAATGTACCGGGAGCCTGCTGCCGACCTCGAGCCGGAACAGGGGACCGAGACCATCCTGGTTGCCGAAGACGACCCGAGCGTGCGCAACCTGGTGGACATGGTGCTCACCAAGTACGGCTACCGGGTGATCCTGGCAGAGAACGGGCAGGAGGTGGTGGATCGCTTCACCGCCCACTCAAGCGACATCGGGCTCATCCTGATGGACATCATCATGCCGCGCAAAAACGGCATCGAGGCGTTCGCCGAGATCAAGAAGCTGCAGCCAGAGGCGAAGGTCCTCTTCACCAGCGGCTACACCTCCGACTTCATCGAGAGCCGCGGCATGGAAGAGGGGGTCGAACTGATCATGAAGCCGGTGCAGCCGGTACAACTGCTGCGCAAGGTGAGGGAAGTGCTGGAGAGATAAGCTGGGGCTTTCGGGAACAGTAAAGGGCAGCGCCTGGTCATTGGGCGCTGCCCTTTTTGTTGCCGGCGTTTACCTTCTTGCTTCAGGTGAAGTCCCGGGCGTTTATGACCAGGCCGCTGCGGGCGCCGTGTATGCTGGCCCAGTAAGCCTGCGCCACGTCCTGGGCGGGCATCCCCGCTGAGCTGTCCATGTCCAGCGCTTCGAGGGTCTCCTTGACCCAGGGAGGGCTTACCACGTTGATCCTGATTCCCCGCGGCAGCTCGAGCGCGGCGGCGCGGACGAACCCTTCTAGCCCGGCGTTGATCATGCTGATGGAGGAGCTCCCGGGCATCGGTTGGTGGCTCAGGACCCCGCTGGTCAGGGTAAAGGAGCCATGATCGCGGATGTAGTGCATCCCCACCCGCACCAGGTTGACCTGGCCCATCAGCTTTCCCGTGAGCCCCGTCTGGAAGTCATCGTCGGTCAATTCCGCCAGGGAGCCGAACCTTGCCACCCCAGCGGCGCAGACCAGCGCGTCGAACTCTCCGGCCTCCCTGAACATCGACTCTATCGACTCCTTCTGCGACATGTCGACCCTGAAATCGCCGCTTCTGAAAGCGACCCTGACGACTTCGTGCTCGGTAGATAGAAGCCTGGCCACGGCTTTCCCTATGGTTCCGGTTGCTCCGACGACGATGATTCGCATAAGCAGACCTCCCGTATTGGCGCTTTTTATGGCTCCCGACCCAACGCAGGGGGAGCTGGCGCCGCCCTACAGGCCGAGGTACAGGGTGAAGTATACTTGGTTTTCGCCGCCGCGGTTGAAGCCGTGGGCGAAACCTAGGGCGGGGGTGACCTTGGCCCAGTAGCCGATGGTCATGTCGGCTCTGAGCTCGGCTCCGGCGCCGACCCTGGTTTCGTTGGCGTGAAAGCTCCTGTTGTCGTCCCAGACCTGGCCCGCGTCCGCGAAGAGCGCGCCGTGCACCTTCTCCAGGAAGGCGGGAGCCGTTCCGGGGCCGGTGAAGGGGTAGGCGAGCGGGGCGCGGTACTCGACGGTTCCGGTGGCTACGTACTTTCCGGTCATGGAGCGGGTTGGGTAGCCGCGCAGCGGGTACTGGTTGTACTCCGAGGGGGCGCCCCCGATCTGGAAGGCCTGCTGACCGTACTGCAGGTCCCCGTCGGCGAGAGCTGCGGACAAGCGCAGGTAGAGCACCGGGTGCGGCAACTGCGTCTTCGACAGGCGCAGGTACTGTTCGTAGCGTGCGCTGTATTCGGAGAGGTTTTGATCGGCTCCGATGTCGCGACCGAAGTATCGGTACAGGAAAGTCAGGTCGCACCCCTCCTCTGGACTGATGGAGTAGGGGTACTTGAGGGCGCTGCTGTAGCTGATCCCCGCGAAGAGGTTGTTCCTGCGCCCCTGGAACACCGGGATCCCGCCGAAGGTGCCGTCGCTACTCAGGCGGCTCAAGGCCTTCTGGTCCAAAAGCTCGTATCCCCCCTTGATGCGGTAGGAAGACTCCAGGAAATTGACAGGTATGGATGCTTCCAGCTCCGCCCCGCGGTTCACCTCCCAGAAGTCATAACCTTTCTGGTACAGGTCGCTGTAGACAAAGGGCTCGTTATGCGCCCGAAGCGACAGGGTGGGGTAGAAGTAGTCGTTCAGGTAGGTAAGGTTGAAATAGCCGCGCTTTCTACCCTCGCTGTATGCGGCACTGATGGCGTAGGAGTTGTAACCCAGGACGTCCGCGCCGGCGGTGAAGGCGCCGATCACGGACTGGTCCGAGCCGTCGCCGTAGATCTTAGGCAGCCAGAAGCGCGGCAGCAGCGTTTTGGCCGCGCTGTAGCGCGAAGGGGAGGGTGCCGCGGCCGAGTCCGCCTCTGCCTCCGTTGCCAGGGATGCGGTACGTGCCGAGGGAAGCGAAGGGCCGCGTGTGAGGCTCCACCTGGAGCGGTCGATTTCCATGCGAGCGATCTTGAACCCCTTGGAGCTGTAACTTGCCAACAGCAGCGAAGAGCCGTCCGGGGCGGGGGCGGGCTGAATGGCACCGGCCAGAAGGTGGCTTACCTGGTAACTCGAGCCTCCCTTCAGATCGAAAGCGAAGAGGTTGAACACCCCGGTCTCGTCGGAGATGTAGTAAATGGCGGAGCCGTCCGGCGCCCAGATGGGGAAGGCGAAGGTGTGGCTGGCCCTGAAAAGGGCGCGGTCGGTTTTCTCGGCCGTATCGTAAATCCGGAGCGCGCTCATGCCGGTGTTGTCGGTAAGGATATAACAGATGCTGCGGCCGTCGGGCGAGAAGCTGGGGGAGGAGACCCGTTCCAGCGTGTAGCCGGTAACCGGGAGCGGCTGCGCCTTGTCCCCCAGGCTCAGGTCGAAAAGCGCCAGGTTCTGGCTTCCTCGCGAGCTGACGACGGCGGCTGCTGTCCTGCCGTCCGGCGCCACCTGCGCGTTGCCCAGCCGCTCTCCCCTGGTGAGCCTTTTCGTCTCGCCGCTCTCCAGATGGTGGACGTAGAGGTCCTGGTACACGTTGAAGCCGCGCTCGATTTCGGCCTGGGTGAAGTAGAGGCTCTTGCCGTCGGGGGACCAGCTTAGGCTTCCGTCCGAGAGCTGGCGCCGGAACTGCGCCAGCACGTTCTTCCCCGAGGCGTCGGTTACTACGACCGAGGTGTGATCGTTGGGGTCGCGCCTGGTGAAGGCGATTCTGCTCCCGTCCGGGGAATAGCGCGGGTTGGTGAGGTTCTCACCCTGGTCGTTGACGACGGTGAGCGGAGTAAAGGGGACGCGGGAAAGCTCCTTGATCCTCGCTCTTTGCTCCAGCTTCAGGGCGACGATCATGTCACGGTAGATGTCGCTGTAATCCTTGCCGTTGAAAAGATCCTCCGGCGGGCTGTTGATCAGGTAGGGGAAGCGCCCGGAGTGTGCGATGGCGAGTTTTCCCGCCGCTTCGGGGCCGTAGGTCTCGGCGATGTAGCGCTGCAGGCGATAGCCGTACATGTAGGCCAGGTGGCCGGATGGCCAGTAGGGCACGTCGCCGTTTATCTGGTCCACGGAGGGGAGGTCGTCATCCGCTACGGCGGAGCGGAACACCATGTCGTAGTAGGTTCCCTTGCCGCGGCCGACTCCCGTGTATTTCGACTCGGCCCAGGTCGCCATCCCCTCGTGCCACCAGCGCGGCAGGAAGGTATTGGGGGGCGCTGTGGCGATGAAGAAGAGAACCGACAGCGGGTCGAGGCTGGGGAAGGGCTTGCCGAAGATGGCCCGGGTCACCTTGGAATAGCCGCGGGCTGGATCGGCGGAGAGTATGTGCGCGTATTCGTGGGTGAATAGGACCCTGAGCCAGTCGTCGTATTCCCCGAGCGTGGAGGCGACTGACGGCGGGACCACCTGCAAGTACACCGCGTTGTAAGGGATGGTGACGGCAAGCCCGTTTATGAAGTCGGAGTCGTCGATGAGCACCACCTGTGTTTTTCCGGCCGGCTGCCACCCGAATTCCCGGGCCAGCAGGGGGTGCGTCTCTTCGGCGATGGCCGCTACCTTACGGGAAACCTCTTCCAGCCCCTGGTGGTAGTGGATGGAGAAGTGTTCGGTCTCGATGGTCGAGTAGGAGAAGGAGGTGTCGAATTTCGCTGCAAATGAAAGGGAAACAGTGCACAGCACCAGCGTTGCCGCCAATAGTAACGTTCTCATAGCATCCTTTCTTTCAAGTTGGTGACGCTATTCTACTCCCACCAGTTCGCGCCCCTTGGGGTACTCGATGACGATATCGTAGGAGACCTTCTTCTTCTCACCCGGTGCCAGGTTCAGCTTCCATTCCAGCGTCCCGTCTTCCTTGGCCTCGGAGGGAAGAGGGTCTGCGTCTTCCAGCTTCACCTTGATCTCCGCGTTGGAGGGAAGCGGCTGCTGGTCGAGCAGGGTAAGCGCGACCTCTTTTTTCTTGAAGTTTTCCAGTTCGATCGTTACATGGTAGGTCACGTTGTTGCCGCTGATGAGCCCCGCCTTTTTCGCCACCCGGGCCGCTTCCCGCTTCACCTTCACCTGATCGTCGGACCCGAAGTAAAGGTCGAACTCTTCGCCGGAGCTGACGGTTTTTACACGGCTTTTGCCGACGAAGGTTGCGTCGTTGAAGATGTTCACCTCCCCGGCCAGAAGAGGATAGGGGGTGTTGTTCAGGACCTTGGACTTGAGGTAGACGCGCGGCGAGAGCTTCGGGACGGTCAGGTACTCGGCGTTTACCGGGACCTTCTCGCTCGCTATGACGCTGCCGGCGCGGGTGCCGTCGGCCGGGACGTCGACCGGCCGCGCCACCTGGAAGAGCACCGAGGTCTGCCCCTGCGCCACGTCCGAGGTGAGAGGCTGCGCTTCCTCGACCCGGTCGGCCGCAGACCCCACCGGGTAGGCGCCAAAGGCCGGTTCAGGAGCAGGGGCTGCCATTTCCTTCATGGCGCGCGGAGCGTAGGCTATGGGGCGGGGAGGCTCGTAGAAGGAGACGTGCCAGGGGGAGAGCTCAGGCGCGCCGCCACCGACCTCGGGAGCCGCGGTCGACAGTGAGAGCTTCACGCCAGGCCACGCCTCACCTGTTTTCTGCGCCACCTGGGCGCGGTACACGAGTTCGGCCTCCTTGCCGTCGGCGCCCAGGCGCACGTCGTACAAGGGCTCCCAGGTAGCCTGGCTCACCAGGTAGGAGAGGTCGAGGTCGAATTTCAGGTCCCGATCCGCCTCGATCGCAACCTGCGCCGATTTCACTTCTCTGTGCGTCTCGGCGAGGTGTTGCTCCAGCTCCTTCCTGAGTGCCGCTATCTTGTCGTTGAGCGGTTTCTTCGCTGCCTCCGCTTCGTTGAGCTGCTGCTCCACTTTGCCGACGTTGTCGCCTACGAAGCGTACAGCTTCCCCTAACTCGGCGGTGGTCGGCTTGCCTGCGGAAAGCTCCTTGGAGATCCGCTCCGACCAGCCTACCCGGATGGAATCGATGAAGGCCCTCTGGGAGGCGAGCGCCTTGCGCTTGGCCTCTATGCTTTCCACTTGGCGGGTGAGGGAGGCGATCTCGTCCTCTATCTCGCGCACCCTTTGGTCCCGCGAGCGGTCCAGGAAGACCCTTTTCAGCGTGATTCCCGCGATGCGTGCCGGGGCCGTCCCCTTGCCCACCGCGCGAAGCGAGTCCTCGTCCAGCACCTGGGGGAGGTCCTCGAAGTTGACCAGGTTGGTCCCGGCCTTGAGCGAAAGCGTCGCCCTGCGTGTCACTTGGGCCCGGTCCGAAAAGACGGTGACGGATTGAATTGACGACCGGGCTTCCATCCTGGTGGTCTGCGCCGCGAGTGCCAAAGGCGAGCAAAGGACGAGGATGACGCAATAGAGCATTGTTCGAGTATTCATTGAGGACCTCGATGGCAATAAGCCGTTGTGATTTTGTTTTTCATGACTGGTAGTCGGTCAAGGGGTCTTTTTCTTCGCCGCGTAGCTGTAGTACTTGAGCCTGATGTTTTCCCACATGACAAGCCGCTGCTCCATCATGGTCATCACCCGCACCTCCCCGTCCTGTGACACCACGAACCCGATGCTGCCGGGGTTCTGGGAACAGTACCTCATCATGGAGCGGTGCCTTGTGCCGAAGTGGTTGTAGGCGGCCGGGCGCAGCTTTGCAGGGGTGGCCAGACGGTCGGTGGCGATGAAGAGGTTGTCCGGCTCCTGCCAGTTCTTGATCTCGACGCCGTACCCCTTGACCGCCAGGTCCGGGTCCATCACCACCAGCCCGTCAACCCGGGTCAGAAGGGCGACGAACCAGATCACGCCGTCGATCTCGTTCTTGTTCGCCCTCAGGTCCTTCTCCAGGCGCCTGAGCTGGAAATACTGGCTGGAAAGGATCTCCTTGGGCTTGGATTCCGAGAGCCCCAGAAGGTGTTCCTCCAGGTAATCGGACTTGATCTTGGTGACGGCGTTGGTTTGCAGCGAAGTGGGGAGGCGGTCGTAGTCGATGCCGTATTTCACGTTGAGATGGGCCGGATCGATCTCCTGCGTGATGAGGATGGCACCGCCATTTCTTATCTTCTGGATCCTGAGCAGAATCCGGCATAGCGCGGAAATCCACTGCTGGGTGTGGAATTCGTCCATGCCGGCATCGGTCATGTAGACGTCGTCGGGGAGGTGGCTGCGCACTTCACGCAGGTAGCGCTTGATCCCTGGGTCCAAGAGGTCGCGGACCGGCCCTTCGCGGAAGATGTCGAGCGAGAAGCGGATCAGCTCGTTCACCCTGAGCTCGGCCACCTTCTCGTAACGCATGTAGACTACGATGTTGCCGATACCCTCCACGCTGGCCTGGAAGATGCCGGGGCGCTCCGGCTCTATCTCGGCGCTTCGGTTGAGGAACTTGTGGAAGCGGTTCTGCTGGTCCACCAGCCCCCAGATGAAGAGCTTGTGCTCCTTGTCGGGCCAGATGACGAAGGAGGAGGTGCGCAGGTCGGTCGACTTGGCGATCTTCACCACGTTGGAGACTGAAAATGGGATCGGCTCGGCGAAGGGGATATAGCTCCAGCGGTCCCGTACCGGGTTGCGCGGCGGCTTGGGGTCGGGCTGCTCGGGGTCAAGGTAGACCATGTGGAAGATCACCGGCTCCGATTCCTCGGTCCTGAGGCTGGAGTAGTACATGGTCTCCATGAGGTCGACTATGATCTTCTCGTCCGGCACTGCAGTGCGACGCCTCCTGAGTTCCGAGCAGACGGTTTCGGCAAGGTTGCGCGGGGTCTTGTTCCTGCCGCTCATGGCCGGTACCCCCCGAGGTAAGGCCCGAGGATGGGCTCCAGGTGGCGTTTTACGCCGTCGAAGAGCTGCAGCGTGAGGTCCGTGGGGTTTTGGCAGTAGTAGCTCGAGGGGGCGAAGTTGTAAAAGATCCGGCATGCGAAGGGACGGACGCCGTAGATGCCGCAGTTTCGCTTTTTCAGGTTGAAGAAGGGGCAAAAGCCGCTGTCGTCGGAGCGCTTGGGCAGGAGGTCTAGAAGCTCCTTTTCGTGGGCGAAGACGTCGGGGCTGCACTTGCAGCACTGGCCGGTTTTGCAGCCGGCGCCTTCGCTTTCGCTGCGGCATAGGGAGAGGCCGAAAACCCGCCGGCTGAAGCTCTCAGCCGCGCGGTAAACGAAGGAGACCTGGCGAGCGCGGTCGGCGCCGGCGCGGTCCGCGTTTATCAGGTGCTTCTTCAGCCGCTCCAGTTCCCGCGCGACCTGCTCATTAATGGTGAGGGGGTGGGCTGCAGGCATTGCCACTCCGTTTCATGCTGGATACTGGGCAAACTCAAGGAGAATGCCGTCAGGACCGTGAAAATATATCAGCTTTTTGCCGGTCTTCTGCCAGGTCTGGATCTCGCCTATGAACTGCACCCCGAGGCCGCGCAGCCTCCCGACCTCGGCCTCGATGTCGCTTACCGCGAAAGCCAGGTGCCGGAACCCGATCCTGTTTGCCTCGCCGTTCTCATCGCCGCCGGAGGCGGCGGAGTCAAACTGCAGCAGTTCGATGGAAACGTTCGATCCCGGGTGCTGCAGCGCCACGAAACGGCCCCCGGCGCAGCGGATACCGGTCAGCTTCTCCAGGAATTCCAGATCCAGTTCGGAACTGATCCCCTCGGTGCAGCCGAGCAGTAGGAAAAACTCCTTTGCCTTCTGCAGGTCGCTCACCACGATATTGATGTGGTCCATCTTCATGATCATCTGGTCAATCCCCCCACTTTATCTCGCTCCTGTCGAAACTGATGTGGTAGCGGAGTTCCCTGAGGAAGTTCATGCCGAGAAGGCCGTCAGCACCGCCGCCCTGGATGATGAGAAAGTCGATGCCGTATTTCCGGTTAGGCCCTACCAGGACGTAGTCCATCTCGGCGCGGCTGGTCACATGGTAACCGGTGCCTATTCCCTGGGCGACGGCCCTTTTTGTGTCGTTCGGGTTTATGTTGAGCTTTTCGGCAAGCTGCGGAGTCATGGTGGAAACCTCCGCGCCGGTATCGAGGACGAAGCGTGCGGTGACTTCATGCCCCCGGTAGCTTAGGGTTACCGGAAGCAGCACGCGGTTTCCCTTTATGGCCACCGGCATGACAGAATTGTCGGAACTCTCTTGTTCCCGTTTTGCTTTTTTCTTGTTCTTCTTGGGGATCTTCGCGGGGTTGTCGGTGAAGGTGATGGTGCCGTGTTCATCTTCGTACTGGTACATTTCGCTGTGTACCGGCACTGCGACCAGCAGGGTGGCCAGGCTGAGCAGGGTCACACAGATTATGGCTCTGTTAATGATCAAATACTCCTCCCTCAGAACCCGTTATCGCTGCCGCAGCCTTGATGCCGCTTGCTCCGCCTCCTGAATGGCGTCTTGCGCAAAGAGAACTTATATTAATACGCACATGTTGTAAATTGAAATGCGCAGTGGAGAGAAACGGGTCAGTATGATTAACCTACTTTTGTGGTAGACAATATATATTCTTTTCTTGACTGATTTAATTTTATTTTGTACCTTACCTAAAACTCCCATGGGAGTGGGGTATTTGCCCCCTGCATCACGTGTTGCGGTATCTGGAGAGGGAGGCAGCTTTGAAGATCGATCAGAAGAAATTACGGGAACTCCTCTTAGCTCCGGCTTTTTCCCTGTCTCCGGACCAACTCAGACGTGAAGGCAACGTTTTCCTGGTTGGCGGCAATCTTCCTGAACGCCAGACCCTGGAAACGCTTTACGACAGTCACTATCAAAGCAACGCAGCCCTGTTTCACCTCACCTTCGGCAAGGTAGACCAGTTTGGGAGCGGCGAGGCACTGGCCCGGGTCATCAAGAAAAACTTCAACGTGCACCTGGCGGCGACGCTCGATTTTCCTGCACCTTCCCACCTCATCGAGCGAGCTTACGCAGCCGGCGTCGACATACTGGATATACCTTTGCCCGCCCCGGGCATCGCAGCGGAGCATGCAAAGGAGCGGTTCAAGGCCCTCAATATCGCCCGTTCCGTATTCCCGCGCTGGTCGGTGGTTTCGACACTGGTTGCCGGGGAGGAGCCTCCTGCCGTGACCATTGCCGGCATCGACGCCCTCCTGGCCTCGGAGGTAATACCGCTGGTGGTCCTGTCGCAACGGGCGGCCAGGCACCCAGACGACGAGATCGCTCGCATCTTCACCCATCTGCAGGCCGGCTGGCGCAGGCACAGGTGCGTTCTCAAGCCTTTGCTGCCGCTGATCCGGTTGACCACCCCGCTGGTCCCGGCGGCGCCGCGCAACATGTTGCGAGGGTTCATCGACAGCATCGAGGACCGGCGCTTGCTTGCCGCCTCCGACCTGAGGCGGATACTCAGGGTGAAAGAAGTTGCGGAATCATTCGATTCCGCAGGCCTATAGCGAATTGCTTCAATAGGATCAAAAGGGGCAGCCGACCGAATGAACCACGACGATTTCCTACAAAAACCACTGAAGATCGACAACCGCCCCATGTGGCTGATTCTGCTGGATCGCACCGCCCGCTACCAGGTGATGGCTGCGGTGGTACTGGTGGTCGGCTTTCTTATCCGCCTTTCACCGCCCGACGGTCTTTCGGTCGAGGGGTACCGCTCCCTGGTGCTCTTTGGCGGGACCATCTTCTTCTGGGTTTCAGGGCTGCTCCCCATCGCGGTGACCGCGCTCCTCTCCATGGTGATGTTGCCGCTTCTGGGGATCATGGATGCCAAGAAGACCTACTCGATGTTCGGCAACGAAGCGGTATTCTTCATCCTTGGCGCCTTCATACTGGCGGCGGCGATGACAGGAACCGGGATCTCCACCCGTCTTGCTCGCGCCATGCTCGCGAAGTTCGGCAGGACCCCCAAGAGCCTTGCGCTCACCGTATTCCTGCTTTCAGCGTTTCTCTCCTTCATCATGAGTGAACATGCCGTCGCCGCCATGCTCTTCCCGGTGATCACCGAGATCACCGTGGCGCTGAACCTGGAGAAGGGCAAAAGCAAGTTCGGGCAGCTCCTCTTCATGTCCATGGCCTGGGGCTGCATCATAGGCGGCATCGCCACCTTCCTTGGAGGCGCGCGCGCCCCGCTTGCCGCCGGGCTTTTGAAGGAGTCGACCGGCCTTCATTTCAGCTTCATCGAGTGGAGCTCGGCCGCCTGCCTCATCGTTTTCCCGCTCTTGTTCATAGGCTATCTCGTGCTGGTGAAGTTCTTTCCCCCGGACCTCGTGGACGTGGAGGTGGGAAGGAAGTTCCTGAACGGCAAGCGGCTGGAGACCGGTAAGATGGGGTACGACGAGATGCTGACCGCACTGGTCATGGTGGCGACCGTGGTCGGCTGGATGTGGCTGGGAGAGAAAACCGGGCTCGCCGCCATCGCGATACTGGGAGCGGCGGCTTTGTTCACCTTCAAGGTCGTCAGCTGGCAGAAGATCGAGGAGTACGTGAACTGGGGGATCATCCTCATGTACGGGGGGACCATAGCGCTTGCCTCCGCCATGGAGAAGACCGGTGCTGCGGTGTGGCTCGTTGACAAGGGGCTCGGGAACGCGCAGCACTCGCCTTTGGCCATCGTCGCCGTAGTCTCCCTGGTCGCCATCGTACTGACCGAGTGCATCAGCCACGCGGCCGTGGTCGCCATACTGATGCCGGTCGGCATGGGGCTTTGCCAGAGCACGGGGATGGACCCGAAGGTGATGACGCTTTCCATCGCGCTCCCCGCGGGTCTTGCCTACTGCCTGCCGATGGGAACGCCGGCAACGGCCATCGCCTATGCCTCGGGTTATCTCAAGAGCCGCGACATCATTGTCTCAGGCTGCGTGATCATGTCTATCTCGTGGCTGCTGTTCATGGCGTCGGTGCTTTTCGTCTGGCCCCTGATAGGTCTGAAAATTTAGCGTGGCAGATGCCACCGAAAAACTGTATAAGCAGGAGGTGCGTTAGGATAATCCGTTTCAAGGTGAAGCCATGATTTCAAAGAAGACCAAGTACGGGCTGAAGGCACTTATCTACCTGGCCCGCCAATATGACAAAGGCCCGATCCTTATCGCCGATTTGGCGCGTGATGAAAATCTCCCCAAGAAGTTCCTCGAGAACATACTGCTTTCCCTCAAGAACAATGGCATCCTGCAAAGCCGGAAAGGGAAGGGTGGGGGGTACTACCTGGGGCGGCATCCCAGCAAGATCACCTTCGGGCAGGCGATCCGGGTGATGGAAGGGCCGCTGGCGCCGGTTCCCTGCGTCAGCGAGACCGCCTACGCGAAGTGCACCGAATGCGAAAACGAGGTCACCTGCGGCATCAGGCTGGTGATGAAAGACGTGCGGGAGGCGATGGCTGCGATCCTGGACGGGACTACGCTCGCCGACGTTTTGGAGAAAATCGACACCGCGGAGCAGGGGCAGCGCGGCGTGTTGGACTTCTGCATCTGATTTCCCGGCCCAGGAAGGTAGAACAT from Citrifermentans bremense harbors:
- a CDS encoding YkgJ family cysteine cluster protein, coding for MPAAHPLTINEQVARELERLKKHLINADRAGADRARQVSFVYRAAESFSRRVFGLSLCRSESEGAGCKTGQCCKCSPDVFAHEKELLDLLPKRSDDSGFCPFFNLKKRNCGIYGVRPFACRIFYNFAPSSYYCQNPTDLTLQLFDGVKRHLEPILGPYLGGYRP
- a CDS encoding VOC family protein gives rise to the protein MIMKMDHINIVVSDLQKAKEFFLLLGCTEGISSELDLEFLEKLTGIRCAGGRFVALQHPGSNVSIELLQFDSAASGGDENGEANRIGFRHLAFAVSDIEAEVGRLRGLGVQFIGEIQTWQKTGKKLIYFHGPDGILLEFAQYPA
- a CDS encoding retroviral-like aspartic protease family protein, producing the protein MIINRAIICVTLLSLATLLVAVPVHSEMYQYEDEHGTITFTDNPAKIPKKNKKKAKREQESSDNSVMPVAIKGNRVLLPVTLSYRGHEVTARFVLDTGAEVSTMTPQLAEKLNINPNDTKRAVAQGIGTGYHVTSRAEMDYVLVGPNRKYGIDFLIIQGGGADGLLGMNFLRELRYHISFDRSEIKWGD
- a CDS encoding DASS family sodium-coupled anion symporter; the protein is MNHDDFLQKPLKIDNRPMWLILLDRTARYQVMAAVVLVVGFLIRLSPPDGLSVEGYRSLVLFGGTIFFWVSGLLPIAVTALLSMVMLPLLGIMDAKKTYSMFGNEAVFFILGAFILAAAMTGTGISTRLARAMLAKFGRTPKSLALTVFLLSAFLSFIMSEHAVAAMLFPVITEITVALNLEKGKSKFGQLLFMSMAWGCIIGGIATFLGGARAPLAAGLLKESTGLHFSFIEWSSAACLIVFPLLFIGYLVLVKFFPPDLVDVEVGRKFLNGKRLETGKMGYDEMLTALVMVATVVGWMWLGEKTGLAAIAILGAAALFTFKVVSWQKIEEYVNWGIILMYGGTIALASAMEKTGAAVWLVDKGLGNAQHSPLAIVAVVSLVAIVLTECISHAAVVAILMPVGMGLCQSTGMDPKVMTLSIALPAGLAYCLPMGTPATAIAYASGYLKSRDIIVSGCVIMSISWLLFMASVLFVWPLIGLKI
- a CDS encoding RrF2 family transcriptional regulator, giving the protein MISKKTKYGLKALIYLARQYDKGPILIADLARDENLPKKFLENILLSLKNNGILQSRKGKGGGYYLGRHPSKITFGQAIRVMEGPLAPVPCVSETAYAKCTECENEVTCGIRLVMKDVREAMAAILDGTTLADVLEKIDTAEQGQRGVLDFCI